The proteins below are encoded in one region of Neoasaia chiangmaiensis:
- a CDS encoding DUF697 domain-containing protein: protein MSDRPPVRPRIETEDQRAERMAIATAPAPEATPPRWKPGRMLSGPMLILSGFAVLALGLAALQTGNFVAAQFSRAAWLGVTTLVVAIIGFGLVLAGIFGELRGLAALHGVDTLRRDLASDDAHRRLHAARLWLTRVEGGAALRPAVDAQNDPDAVLALLRSGLSTPLKIRADAMSRQAAYQVVAGIAATPAPSLVVLLIAWRATRLIRQIAALHGVRPGFLATLGLLRRTALSASATAMTEAAVNTAAHAVLSSPLLAHVAGDMAGGAVAARRMIVLGRAAVVACSPLSGEE from the coding sequence GTGAGCGACCGTCCTCCCGTCCGCCCACGGATCGAGACAGAAGACCAGCGCGCCGAACGCATGGCCATCGCCACGGCACCGGCGCCGGAAGCGACACCCCCGCGCTGGAAACCCGGCCGAATGCTCAGCGGGCCGATGCTCATCCTGTCGGGCTTCGCCGTCCTGGCACTGGGTCTGGCGGCGCTTCAGACCGGCAACTTCGTCGCCGCGCAGTTCTCCCGCGCAGCCTGGCTGGGCGTGACCACCCTCGTCGTCGCCATCATCGGGTTCGGCCTCGTTCTGGCCGGTATTTTCGGCGAATTGCGTGGACTGGCCGCATTGCATGGCGTCGATACGCTGCGCCGCGACCTGGCATCCGACGATGCGCACCGTCGTCTGCATGCGGCACGCCTCTGGCTGACGCGGGTCGAGGGCGGCGCGGCGCTGCGCCCGGCGGTCGACGCGCAGAACGATCCCGATGCCGTGCTGGCGCTCCTGCGCAGCGGACTGAGCACCCCGCTGAAGATCCGGGCGGATGCCATGAGCCGACAGGCGGCCTATCAGGTCGTCGCGGGCATCGCGGCAACGCCCGCGCCCTCGCTGGTCGTGCTGCTGATCGCATGGCGGGCCACACGCCTGATCCGCCAGATCGCCGCCCTGCACGGCGTGCGCCCCGGCTTTCTGGCAACGCTGGGCCTGCTCCGCCGCACCGCGCTTTCAGCCTCCGCCACCGCCATGACGGAAGCCGCCGTCAACACCGCCGCCCATGCCGTGCTGAGCTCGCCCCTGCTGGCGCATGTCGCCGGCGACATGGCCGGCGGCGCCGTGGCGGCGCGACGCATGATCGTGCTGGGACGCGCCGCCGTCGTGGCCTGCTCACCACTCTCAGGTGAGGAATAA
- the rpsD gene encoding 30S ribosomal protein S4 — translation MSKRQESKYKINRRLGVNLWGRAKSPVNKREYGPGQHGQRRKQKPSDFSVQLMAKQKLKGYYGNISEKQFRKYYDEAVRRKGDTSENLIDLLERRLDAVVYRLKFAMTPFAARQFVSHGHVTVNGRRVNIPSFLVRDGDVIEVREKSKHLAVVLDAAQSGERDVPEYMEVDHRQMKGKYIRSPRLSDVPYPVQMEPNLVIEFYSR, via the coding sequence ATGAGCAAGCGCCAAGAGAGCAAGTACAAGATCAATCGCCGTCTCGGCGTCAATCTGTGGGGCCGTGCGAAGTCGCCGGTCAACAAGCGCGAATACGGCCCCGGCCAGCACGGCCAGCGCCGCAAGCAGAAGCCGTCGGACTTCTCGGTCCAGCTGATGGCCAAGCAGAAGCTGAAGGGCTATTACGGCAACATCAGCGAGAAGCAGTTCCGCAAGTATTACGACGAGGCCGTCCGCCGCAAGGGCGACACGTCGGAGAACCTGATCGACCTGCTGGAGCGCCGCCTGGATGCGGTCGTCTATCGCCTGAAGTTCGCGATGACGCCGTTCGCCGCCCGTCAGTTCGTCAGCCATGGCCACGTGACGGTCAACGGTCGCCGCGTCAACATCCCGTCCTTCCTGGTGCGCGATGGCGATGTGATCGAAGTGCGCGAGAAGTCCAAGCATCTCGCCGTCGTGCTCGACGCGGCGCAGTCGGGCGAGCGTGACGTGCCGGAATACATGGAAGTCGATCATCGCCAGATGAAGGGCAAGTATATCCGTTCGCCGCGCCTGTCGGATGTGCCCTATCCGGTGCAGATGGAACCGAACCTGGTCATCGAGTTCTACTCGCGCTAA
- a CDS encoding diacylglycerol/lipid kinase family protein, translating to MRVLVVYNPTAGRRRLDRLRRFLDVLRSHGVEVLVSPTRHAGHAPELVRAAAGEGFTHVIAAGGDGTIGEVAAGLMDWPFVERPILGILPLGTANVLAHEIGVAFRPDRNAASLLAGRVAMLHPGLLQAGGQTRLFLQMAGVGFDAQVVHRLSLPLKRRIGRSAYAVQSCREVGRYPFPVLDVTLDGQRHAAFGVIVSKGRYYGGRYTIAPDATPHAPGFSVTLLDRGGAVFATKAALALLADRGGALGGTRRIRAQRIEVASSMPVPVQCDGDPAGHTPAVMTAAMESLRVIV from the coding sequence ATGCGCGTCCTGGTCGTTTACAACCCGACCGCCGGCCGACGGCGGCTGGACCGGTTGCGACGGTTTCTCGATGTCCTGAGGTCGCACGGGGTCGAGGTTCTCGTCTCGCCCACGCGCCATGCGGGCCATGCGCCCGAACTGGTTCGGGCGGCGGCGGGCGAGGGCTTTACGCATGTGATCGCCGCCGGGGGTGATGGAACGATCGGTGAGGTCGCGGCGGGGCTGATGGACTGGCCGTTCGTCGAACGGCCGATACTGGGTATTCTGCCGCTCGGCACCGCGAATGTTCTGGCGCATGAGATCGGGGTGGCGTTCCGGCCCGATCGCAATGCCGCCTCACTTCTCGCGGGGCGGGTCGCCATGCTCCATCCGGGCCTGTTGCAGGCCGGCGGTCAGACGCGGCTGTTTCTACAGATGGCCGGTGTGGGGTTCGATGCGCAGGTTGTCCATCGACTGTCCCTGCCGCTGAAGCGACGGATCGGACGGAGCGCCTATGCCGTGCAGTCGTGCCGTGAGGTGGGGCGGTATCCTTTCCCGGTCCTCGACGTTACGCTGGATGGTCAGCGTCATGCGGCTTTCGGCGTTATCGTTTCCAAGGGCCGCTACTACGGTGGGCGTTATACGATCGCGCCCGACGCGACGCCGCATGCGCCCGGTTTCTCCGTGACGTTGCTGGATCGGGGCGGCGCGGTGTTCGCGACGAAGGCGGCGCTTGCATTGCTGGCGGACCGGGGTGGCGCCCTGGGCGGGACACGGCGCATTCGGGCGCAGCGGATCGAGGTGGCGTCGTCCATGCCCGTGCCCGTTCAGTGCGATGGCGATCCGGCGGGCCATACGCCGGCCGTCATGACGGCGGCGATGGAGAGCCTGCGGGTGATTGTATAA
- a CDS encoding DUF4097 family beta strand repeat-containing protein: MPITLFPRRIRHPLALATIGAMTALAALPTATAWSADAPVVMHKMGEDIDIADAPGGARLETMGGNIHLGHVAGQAYLATMGGDLRLDTATGAVDVSSKGGDVTIGQVAGPLFVKTSGGDTSVTTASGSVSVTSAGGNISVGLHPEETPRTVTLSALGGDITLHVPHDFNGTIDARLSFSRQNEGRYHIEEPFALKQTVSPDWDNSHGQPHKTIQATGTIGQGRDHVSLSTVDADIRIIRD, from the coding sequence ATGCCGATCACCCTTTTCCCGCGTCGCATCCGTCATCCCCTGGCCCTCGCCACCATCGGCGCCATGACCGCGCTGGCGGCACTGCCCACTGCCACGGCATGGAGCGCCGATGCGCCCGTCGTCATGCACAAGATGGGCGAGGATATCGACATCGCCGATGCGCCCGGCGGCGCGCGTCTGGAGACGATGGGCGGCAATATCCATCTGGGACATGTCGCCGGTCAGGCCTATCTCGCGACGATGGGCGGCGATCTTCGTCTGGATACCGCGACAGGCGCCGTGGATGTGTCCAGCAAGGGCGGCGATGTCACGATCGGTCAGGTCGCAGGGCCGCTTTTCGTCAAGACATCGGGCGGCGATACGTCCGTGACGACGGCATCCGGTTCGGTCTCGGTCACCAGTGCGGGCGGAAATATCAGTGTCGGCCTGCATCCGGAAGAAACACCGCGGACCGTAACACTCTCAGCCCTCGGCGGCGACATCACGCTGCATGTCCCGCATGACTTCAATGGAACGATCGACGCCCGTCTCTCCTTCAGCCGGCAGAACGAGGGCCGCTATCATATCGAGGAACCCTTCGCCCTGAAGCAGACCGTCTCCCCCGACTGGGACAATTCGCATGGCCAGCCGCACAAGACCATTCAGGCCACCGGTACAATCGGGCAGGGTCGCGATCATGTCTCGCTGAGCACCGTCGATGCCGATATCCGCATTATTCGGGACTGA
- a CDS encoding phosphomannomutase — protein sequence MERSGVAFGTSGARGLVTAMTDAVCFAYTVGYLRHLETLGEFASGRPVAVAGDLRPSTPRILTACVAAIRYLGGEPVFCGYVPTPALCTYAFARSMPSLMVTGSHIPADRNGIKFNRAHGEFLKQDELAMREQDVDLPAGWFDDAGALVHPVELPSVTEVEDAFIARYRDFFGDDALSGLRLGVYQHSAVGRDVLVRLVEALGGEAVPLGRAESFIPVDTEAVRPEDAALARQWAADGRFHAILTTDGDSDRPLLADRDGNWLRGDVLGILVARYLEAGSVTTPVSSNTALEKAGFAQDVRRTRIGSPFVVAAMTDAAAAGLLPSMGYEANGGFLLASDIVRDGRTLSSLPTRDSVLPMLCALLAARAHGDDLTALVASLPPRYTLSDRLVEMPTARSQAHLAVLRRDPAAGAARLGFVNACGPLTHVDETDGLRMTFAGGDIIHLRPSGNAPELRVYVEADSVARAADLLKTGIDAVGTWRNDAPV from the coding sequence ATGGAACGCTCCGGCGTCGCCTTCGGCACGAGCGGGGCCCGGGGCCTCGTCACCGCGATGACGGACGCTGTCTGCTTCGCCTACACGGTCGGATATCTCCGGCATCTGGAAACGCTTGGCGAGTTCGCGTCCGGACGACCCGTCGCGGTGGCTGGCGATCTGCGCCCGAGCACGCCGCGTATCCTGACGGCGTGCGTCGCCGCCATCCGGTATCTCGGTGGCGAGCCGGTGTTCTGCGGTTACGTGCCGACGCCGGCGCTCTGCACTTATGCGTTCGCACGGAGCATGCCGTCGCTGATGGTGACTGGCAGTCATATCCCGGCCGATCGCAACGGCATCAAGTTCAATCGCGCGCATGGCGAGTTCCTGAAGCAGGATGAACTGGCCATGCGCGAACAGGATGTCGACCTGCCGGCAGGCTGGTTCGATGATGCCGGTGCGCTGGTCCATCCGGTCGAATTGCCGTCGGTGACCGAGGTCGAGGATGCCTTCATCGCGCGTTATCGCGATTTCTTCGGTGATGATGCGCTGTCCGGCCTGCGGTTGGGCGTCTATCAGCACTCCGCTGTCGGGCGCGATGTGCTGGTGCGGCTGGTCGAGGCTCTGGGCGGCGAAGCCGTCCCGCTGGGGCGGGCGGAGAGTTTCATTCCCGTGGACACCGAAGCCGTCCGGCCCGAAGATGCGGCACTGGCGCGTCAATGGGCCGCCGATGGCCGCTTTCATGCGATCCTGACGACGGATGGTGACTCCGATCGTCCGTTGCTGGCGGATCGTGATGGCAACTGGCTGCGTGGCGACGTGCTCGGCATTCTGGTTGCGCGTTATCTGGAAGCGGGCAGCGTGACGACGCCGGTCAGCAGCAATACCGCGCTGGAGAAGGCCGGATTTGCGCAGGACGTGCGCCGCACGCGTATCGGCTCGCCATTCGTCGTGGCGGCGATGACGGATGCGGCGGCGGCCGGGCTGCTCCCGTCCATGGGCTATGAGGCCAATGGCGGCTTCCTGCTGGCGAGCGATATCGTGCGCGACGGTCGCACGTTGTCGTCCCTGCCGACACGCGATTCCGTCCTGCCGATGCTTTGCGCGCTGCTGGCGGCGCGGGCGCATGGCGACGATCTGACGGCGCTGGTGGCGTCCCTCCCGCCGCGTTACACGCTGAGCGACCGTCTGGTGGAGATGCCGACGGCACGGAGCCAGGCGCATCTCGCCGTCCTGCGCCGGGACCCGGCGGCGGGTGCGGCGAGGCTCGGCTTCGTCAATGCCTGCGGTCCGCTGACGCATGTCGACGAGACGGATGGGCTGCGGATGACCTTCGCCGGTGGGGACATCATCCACCTGCGGCCCTCCGGCAATGCGCCGGAGCTGCGGGTCTATGTGGAAGCCGACAGCGTGGCGCGGGCCGCCGATCTCCTGAAGACCGGCATTGACGCCGTGGGGACGTGGCGGAACGACGCGCCCGTTTAA
- a CDS encoding peptide chain release factor 3, producing the protein MSEAASANATPAAIGREIARRRTFAIISHPDAGKTTLTERILRAGGAIQLAGNVRAKGERRRTKSDWMGIERDRGISVVTSVMTFEYGDCVFNLLDTPGHEDFSEDTYRTLTAVDCAVMVIDAAKGIEARTRKLFEICRLRDIPIVTFINKMDREAQDSFALLDEIGGTLALDTAPATWPVGRAAQFVGTYDLRTRELHGAAAELPQSDARMIQLSEELELVQAALPEFDRESFDAGHLTPVFFGSAMKEIGVTDLLDALVAYGPAPRAQPTETRDVRADEEQVTALIFKIQANMDPNHRDRMAFARICSGRLTRGMRLRHVRTGKQFALHTPQFFFARDRQLAEEAFGGDVVGIPNHGTLRIGDTLSESEDLRFTGVPHFAPEILRRVRLDDAMKAKKLRQALVELAEEGVVQLFRPQDGLPPIVGVVGTLQLDVLQSRLKGEYGVTIGFESTPYTMARWVTGDRARIETFSMVNRSAMADDLDGDPVFLASSAFMMRRTAETNPELAFHDIKQIGIGVG; encoded by the coding sequence ATGTCCGAAGCCGCTTCCGCCAACGCCACGCCCGCCGCCATCGGCCGGGAAATCGCGCGCCGTCGTACCTTCGCGATCATCTCGCATCCGGATGCGGGTAAAACGACCCTGACCGAGCGTATCCTGCGTGCTGGCGGCGCCATCCAGCTGGCGGGTAACGTGCGCGCGAAGGGCGAGCGCCGTCGCACGAAGTCGGACTGGATGGGGATCGAGCGGGATCGCGGCATTTCCGTCGTGACCTCGGTGATGACGTTCGAATACGGCGACTGCGTCTTCAACCTGCTCGATACGCCGGGCCATGAGGACTTCTCGGAAGATACCTATCGCACGCTGACGGCCGTGGACTGCGCCGTGATGGTGATCGACGCCGCCAAGGGCATCGAGGCGCGCACGCGCAAGCTGTTCGAGATCTGCCGACTGCGCGACATTCCCATCGTCACCTTCATCAACAAGATGGACCGCGAGGCGCAGGACAGTTTCGCCCTGCTGGACGAGATCGGCGGGACGCTGGCGCTGGATACGGCGCCCGCCACGTGGCCTGTTGGCCGGGCGGCGCAGTTCGTGGGCACCTATGACCTGCGCACGCGCGAGCTGCATGGTGCGGCGGCGGAACTGCCGCAATCGGATGCGCGGATGATCCAGCTTTCCGAGGAACTGGAGCTGGTGCAGGCGGCCCTGCCGGAATTCGACCGCGAATCCTTCGATGCCGGTCATCTCACGCCCGTTTTCTTCGGCAGTGCGATGAAGGAGATCGGCGTCACCGATCTGCTGGATGCGCTCGTGGCCTATGGTCCCGCACCGCGCGCCCAGCCGACGGAGACGCGCGACGTGCGGGCGGATGAGGAGCAGGTGACGGCGCTGATCTTCAAGATCCAGGCCAACATGGACCCCAACCATCGCGACCGCATGGCCTTCGCGCGTATCTGTTCGGGTCGGCTGACGCGCGGCATGCGTTTGCGGCATGTGCGCACCGGCAAGCAGTTCGCGCTGCATACGCCGCAATTCTTCTTCGCGCGTGACCGGCAACTGGCGGAGGAAGCCTTCGGCGGCGATGTCGTGGGTATTCCCAACCACGGCACCTTGCGTATCGGCGATACGCTGTCGGAAAGCGAGGACCTGCGCTTCACCGGCGTGCCGCACTTCGCGCCGGAAATCCTGCGTCGCGTGCGTCTGGACGATGCGATGAAGGCCAAGAAGCTGCGTCAGGCGCTGGTGGAACTGGCGGAGGAGGGTGTCGTGCAGCTTTTCCGCCCGCAGGACGGCCTGCCGCCGATCGTCGGCGTGGTGGGCACGCTTCAGCTCGACGTGCTTCAGTCGCGGCTGAAGGGCGAATATGGCGTGACCATCGGTTTCGAATCCACGCCTTACACGATGGCGCGCTGGGTGACCGGTGACCGGGCGCGGATCGAGACCTTCTCCATGGTCAATCGTTCAGCGATGGCGGACGATCTCGACGGCGATCCGGTATTCCTGGCGAGTTCCGCCTTCATGATGCGGCGCACGGCGGAGACCAATCCGGAACTGGCCTTCCACGATATCAAGCAGATCGGCATCGGCGTCGGCTGA
- a CDS encoding ABC transporter ATP-binding protein, translating into MTVQREARNPRAVSFTGVLSFVMRRWVEHPWQLARTLLGIGLATVTDIVMPLLAGRLVGDVSRHDGGLPHDATQIALRHDAMLTVGGLIALGIVGLLGRRSSFIGITHLTLAIMTDVAAKAFARVQRFSTDWHANTFAGSTVRKLTRGMWAIDTIDDTLLLLIIPEVVVLCGTTVVLAIRSPLMGGVLAVSVVLFTWLSVALTLRYVAPSARASNKWDTRMGAAMADAITCNAVIKAFGAEKREERRLYRTLRAWSRRTERTWIRGTNSGNLQNLASLAMRMLLIALAVYLWWNGAAGPGDVAYVLTMVFLVQGYLRDLGQQVSQLQRSVNEMEELVAVFDREAGVRDAADAVPAHFAHGDIRFDHVLFQYPGQKAPLYRDLNLEITPGSRVALVGPSGSGKTTLTKLLQRLYDVTGGRILIDGVDIATVTQESLRAHIAIVPQEPLLFHRSLAENIAYARPGATQAEIEAAAQQANAAAFIERLPEGYATLVGERGVKLSGGERQRVAIARAFLADAPILIFDEATSSLDSESEALVQDAMARLMTGRTVIVVAHRLATVMELDRILVFSRGELREDGTHTELIRREGGIYRRLFELQSLEG; encoded by the coding sequence ATGACAGTCCAGCGAGAGGCGCGCAATCCGCGCGCGGTGTCGTTCACCGGCGTTCTGTCGTTCGTCATGCGGCGCTGGGTGGAGCATCCCTGGCAACTGGCGCGGACGTTGCTGGGCATCGGCCTTGCGACCGTCACGGATATCGTCATGCCGCTTCTGGCCGGGCGGCTGGTCGGCGATGTCTCGCGTCATGACGGCGGCCTGCCGCATGATGCGACGCAGATCGCCCTGCGTCACGATGCGATGTTGACGGTCGGCGGGTTGATCGCGCTGGGTATCGTCGGGTTGCTGGGCCGGCGTTCCTCCTTCATCGGCATCACGCATCTGACGCTGGCGATCATGACCGACGTGGCGGCGAAGGCCTTCGCGCGCGTGCAGCGTTTCTCGACCGACTGGCACGCCAATACCTTCGCCGGTTCGACCGTGCGCAAGCTGACGCGCGGCATGTGGGCGATCGACACGATCGACGACACGCTGTTGCTGCTCATCATCCCGGAGGTCGTGGTATTGTGCGGCACGACCGTCGTGCTGGCCATCCGCTCGCCGCTGATGGGGGGCGTGCTCGCGGTTTCGGTCGTGCTGTTCACGTGGCTGTCGGTCGCGCTCACGCTTCGCTATGTCGCGCCTTCCGCGCGCGCGTCCAACAAGTGGGATACGCGGATGGGCGCGGCCATGGCGGATGCCATCACCTGCAATGCCGTCATCAAGGCGTTCGGCGCGGAAAAGCGCGAGGAGCGCCGTCTGTACCGTACGTTGCGCGCCTGGAGCCGGCGTACGGAGCGCACGTGGATACGCGGCACCAATAGCGGCAACCTCCAGAATCTGGCCTCGCTGGCCATGCGGATGCTGCTGATCGCGCTGGCGGTGTATCTGTGGTGGAACGGCGCGGCGGGGCCGGGCGACGTGGCCTATGTGCTGACGATGGTGTTCCTGGTGCAGGGCTATCTGCGCGATCTCGGCCAGCAGGTCAGCCAGCTCCAGCGATCCGTCAACGAAATGGAGGAGCTGGTGGCGGTCTTCGACCGCGAGGCGGGGGTCCGGGATGCAGCCGACGCCGTGCCGGCGCATTTCGCGCATGGCGATATCCGTTTCGACCATGTGCTGTTCCAGTATCCGGGCCAGAAAGCGCCGCTTTATCGGGATCTGAACCTGGAAATCACGCCCGGCTCCCGCGTGGCGCTGGTAGGGCCGAGCGGTTCGGGCAAGACGACGCTCACCAAGCTGTTGCAGCGGCTCTACGATGTGACCGGCGGCCGGATCCTGATCGACGGCGTGGATATCGCGACCGTCACGCAGGAGAGCCTGCGGGCGCATATCGCCATCGTGCCGCAGGAGCCGTTGCTGTTCCATCGCTCGCTGGCGGAAAACATCGCCTATGCCCGACCGGGCGCCACGCAGGCGGAGATCGAGGCGGCGGCGCAGCAGGCCAATGCCGCCGCTTTCATCGAGCGGTTGCCGGAAGGCTATGCGACGCTGGTGGGCGAGCGTGGCGTGAAGCTTTCGGGTGGCGAGCGCCAGCGCGTGGCCATTGCGCGGGCGTTCCTGGCCGATGCGCCGATCCTGATTTTCGACGAGGCGACGTCGAGCCTGGACTCGGAGTCCGAGGCGCTGGTGCAGGACGCCATGGCGCGGCTGATGACGGGCCGTACGGTGATCGTCGTCGCGCATCGTCTGGCAACCGTCATGGAACTCGACCGTATTCTGGTGTTCAGTCGTGGTGAGTTGCGTGAGGACGGCACACATACCGAGCTGATCCGCCGGGAGGGCGGGATCTACCGACGGCTGTTTGAATTGCAGTCTCTGGAGGGGTAG
- a CDS encoding GNAT family N-acetyltransferase has protein sequence MALPPKGVVIRLATRDEAILLPTVEKSAAQAFRRYPRLAFVAEGAVLPVASHHRCVEAMTCWVAVAETGGPPVGFLSATVLDADMHVLEMSVAAEWQGRGIGRALLAACRDDATARRLRAVTLTTFRDVPWNAPFYRRQGFRFLSEGEEHARLRADLAAEAADGLAVESRCAMVLPLRKMAY, from the coding sequence ATGGCCTTGCCGCCGAAAGGGGTCGTCATCCGTCTGGCGACCCGTGACGAGGCGATACTTCTGCCGACGGTCGAGAAATCGGCGGCGCAGGCTTTCCGCCGATATCCACGGCTCGCGTTTGTCGCCGAGGGCGCGGTCCTGCCGGTTGCGTCGCACCATCGCTGCGTCGAGGCCATGACATGCTGGGTCGCGGTGGCCGAGACCGGCGGCCCACCGGTTGGTTTTCTGAGCGCCACGGTGCTTGATGCCGACATGCATGTTCTCGAAATGTCGGTTGCCGCCGAATGGCAGGGGCGGGGCATTGGCCGCGCGCTGCTTGCCGCGTGTCGGGACGACGCCACGGCACGTCGCCTGCGGGCCGTTACGCTGACGACGTTTCGGGATGTCCCCTGGAACGCGCCGTTCTATCGCAGGCAGGGATTCAGGTTTTTATCCGAGGGCGAGGAACACGCCCGGCTGAGGGCCGATCTGGCGGCGGAAGCGGCAGACGGCCTCGCTGTCGAAAGCCGCTGCGCCATGGTGCTTCCCTTGCGGAAGATGGCCTATTAG
- a CDS encoding cytidine/deoxycytidylate deaminase family protein, whose translation MSFRTVFLDQAGVADPIGMALRDYAMAYAFPVMAASVSRPAAAPALGIGAGSCNAAALVDPSRCADPELAIRRCQPFSLRDPASGEVRQLGLVFGNSRLFTGLDQIPLSDPSLQRRTVTARTPSRSGDYEEHAEQVAIRTAEARQLPFWRDENGECHIFCTLAACDRCAAWMTRRQERWVYHVGPFSANWR comes from the coding sequence ATGAGTTTTCGCACCGTTTTCCTCGATCAGGCCGGGGTCGCCGATCCGATTGGAATGGCCCTGCGCGATTATGCGATGGCGTATGCGTTTCCCGTCATGGCGGCATCGGTCTCCCGCCCGGCCGCCGCGCCCGCGCTGGGGATCGGCGCCGGTTCGTGCAATGCGGCGGCGCTTGTCGATCCATCCCGATGCGCCGATCCCGAACTGGCTATCCGCCGATGCCAGCCGTTCAGCCTGCGTGATCCCGCGAGCGGGGAGGTGCGGCAACTCGGGCTTGTTTTCGGTAATTCCCGTCTCTTTACAGGGCTGGATCAGATTCCCCTCAGTGACCCGTCCCTTCAGCGTCGGACCGTGACGGCGCGTACGCCGTCGCGGAGCGGTGACTATGAAGAACATGCCGAGCAGGTGGCCATCCGCACGGCGGAAGCGCGGCAATTGCCCTTCTGGCGTGATGAAAACGGCGAGTGTCATATATTCTGTACCCTGGCGGCCTGCGACCGCTGCGCGGCATGGATGACGCGACGCCAGGAGCGATGGGTTTATCATGTGGGGCCGTTTTCGGCGAACTGGCGCTGA
- a CDS encoding YcjX family protein yields the protein MAWNALAPTMTQWLRQDPRDYWRMPVVRVGVTGLARAGKTVLLTALASVLLAPGALNGRVRRATIAESGADPIPQFPYARMRAALAGDPPHWPARTDSVARLALEIERTGGRRPVRIEFLDYPGEWLLDLPMARQSFADWSRDTLARLERTPSHESARAFLSFVRALPKGAEASDALAETGHRLYRTLLGSLREQDGLSFLQPGRFLMPGPGAEPAWMAFFPLDNASPLASLLQQRFDAYVDQMRTTLMDTLFGRIDRLIVVADILSALHTGPAAFADARTALGAAADALRWQNSWQSTIGALFRGRLPPPTIGRVAYVASKADHVAERQRHNLRTLMGNLTDSAPDRRSQARAQAFAIASLRCTEDFVWTLDGHPVSAVRGRLLGDDRLTRSYPGEVPPEPPGPAFWTHPFLALPDFEPARLPMDRRGMPNIGLDDLLTFLLEDVL from the coding sequence GTGGCCTGGAACGCGCTGGCGCCGACGATGACGCAATGGCTGCGGCAGGACCCGCGCGACTACTGGCGCATGCCGGTCGTGCGCGTCGGCGTGACAGGCCTGGCGCGAGCCGGCAAGACGGTGCTGCTGACGGCGTTGGCCAGCGTCCTTCTGGCGCCCGGCGCCCTGAACGGCCGGGTCCGCCGCGCAACGATCGCCGAATCCGGCGCCGATCCGATCCCGCAGTTCCCCTATGCCCGCATGCGCGCCGCGCTGGCCGGCGATCCACCGCACTGGCCCGCCCGGACGGACAGCGTCGCGCGACTGGCGCTGGAGATCGAGCGCACCGGCGGTCGGCGGCCGGTCCGGATCGAATTCCTGGATTATCCCGGCGAATGGCTGCTGGACCTGCCGATGGCCCGCCAGAGCTTCGCCGACTGGTCGCGCGACACGCTGGCCCGACTGGAACGCACGCCATCGCATGAATCGGCGCGGGCATTCCTGTCCTTCGTCCGCGCGCTACCCAAGGGTGCGGAGGCATCCGATGCACTGGCCGAAACGGGGCATCGCCTCTACCGGACACTTCTGGGGTCTCTCCGGGAACAGGACGGCTTGTCCTTCCTGCAACCCGGCCGCTTCCTGATGCCCGGACCGGGCGCGGAACCGGCCTGGATGGCCTTCTTCCCGCTGGATAACGCGTCACCGCTGGCAAGCCTGCTGCAACAGCGGTTCGATGCCTATGTCGACCAGATGCGGACGACCTTGATGGACACGCTGTTCGGCAGGATCGACCGGCTCATCGTCGTGGCGGACATCCTGAGCGCCCTGCACACCGGCCCTGCGGCCTTCGCGGATGCCCGGACCGCGCTCGGCGCGGCGGCGGACGCGCTGCGCTGGCAGAACAGCTGGCAAAGCACCATCGGCGCCCTGTTCCGCGGCCGCCTGCCGCCACCGACCATCGGACGCGTGGCCTATGTCGCCAGCAAGGCCGATCACGTTGCCGAACGCCAGCGACACAACCTGCGCACCCTGATGGGCAATCTGACCGACAGCGCGCCGGACCGGCGCAGCCAGGCCCGGGCGCAAGCCTTCGCCATCGCCAGCCTCCGCTGCACCGAGGACTTCGTCTGGACGCTGGACGGTCATCCGGTCTCCGCCGTGCGCGGTCGTCTTCTCGGCGACGATCGCCTGACCCGATCGTACCCCGGCGAAGTGCCGCCCGAACCGCCCGGCCCCGCCTTCTGGACGCATCCTTTCCTGGCCCTGCCGGATTTCGAACCGGCCCGGCTGCCGATGGACCGGCGCGGCATGCCGAATATCGGGCTGGACGATCTCCTGACCTTCCTGCTGGAGGACGTCCTGTGA